The Aedes albopictus strain Foshan chromosome 2, AalbF5, whole genome shotgun sequence region tccctaaatgaattccagaaggattccccgaaggaagtccaggagaattttctgaaggtggtccagcaggaatatccgacgatattcctggaagaattcctgaatcaattcctggagatattcccgaagaaatgaatggagaaacccctgcaagaatcccaaaggaaacccctgaaggaattttgggaggattcTCCGAAAGACTTCCAAGCGAAaaactcgaaggattttcaagagcaaTTCCCACAAgaagtcccagaggaatccctgaaggaattctaggagaaatcactgaagcaattccagaaggaaatcccaaaggaattccagaaggactcctgaaggaattccatgaggaattactgaagaaaataaaggaagaatctccgaaggaattctaagagaaatcatcaaagaaattccaggaggaaaccccgaagaaatttcataagaaatccacgttagaatatcagaagaaagccccgaaagaatttcaggaagaatccatgaaggatgtctaagaggaatacccgaaggaattccaaaaggaatccccaaaggaattccaggagacattgcagaatgaattctaggaggaatccccgaaggaaatacaagaattcctgaatgaaatgcagaagaaatccctggaagtattctaggtgtaatctccgaaagaattctatgagaaaccaccaaagaaatttgacggaatattagaaggaatccccaaaagaatttcagaaggaatcctcgaaggaagtctaggaggaatccccgaagaaattacaggagaatactcgaaagaattccggtaggaatatccacaggATTTTCAGGCGGAATCCTCAAAAGCGAAATCCAGAGGATGtttccgggtagggggaaggatttgcaggagttattctctaaagaattccagaaggaaatgcttgaggaattcttgtagaaactctatgaaagatccctcaaaaatatccttgagatatgcctgattataatcctaagtaCCAGCTCTATTAAGAGGGGAGATGTTGTGGACAACCCGATTGCGGTGTACCGCGCCGCTGAGCTCGCACAAGACAGAGCACTACTGTCGTGCGCGATGCAATGGAAGCGCATCAATGTATTTTAATTTGGTTGTCGTTTGTGCTCTGTGTCTGTGTATTGTTGTCCATAGTAGTTTAGTTTGTTTACGTCTCGCGAATAAATAGAATGTACCCTTTTAACGTGTCGCGAATAAAGTTTTTAATTAGTTAATCGTGCGCGTTTTATTCCCTGATGTAGGGACACCGGTCCGAACACCGTCCGGTAACCGCGGTACAAAAGTGGCGACGAGAATTCTCGAGTGAGAGTGGATTTTCGCAGTGAAAAAAATCGACTGCACCATTCCGTCACCCGCGCGAAAGAAACGCAAACGGAGTGCGATGGCTGACGAAGATCGCGAAAGTGCGCGAAATGGTGTCGACCCCCCGGGAGTGAGTAATCATCGCCAGGCAATTAACCAGCCTATCatcccggcggcggcggcggtggtccatcagcagcagcagcagcagcatccaatCTACGTCCCCGTCGTGTCAACACACCAGCATCAGCCGTTCATTCCCGTTTCTACCGCCCAGCAGCATCAACAGTATGTACCCTTCCCACCCCACCAACCGCAACCGCAAGCCCCCCACACCGGTAATGAAGCTCTGCTCATTCAAATCGTGCAAATGATGCAGCAGCAGTTGTCGCAGCATAACGAGTTGATGGCCCAGCTCGTCCAGCGGCAAAATCATACCGACGACCAGCAGCAACAGCTCCTTCGTGGCATGACGTCGCCAATCAACGTACAGGTACCACCCAACCCGGAACAAATCCTTGATTCCCTGGCGAGCAACATTAAGGAATTCCGGTACGAGGCCGAAAGCAACGTCACTTTCGCGGCGTGGTACTCGAGATACGACGATCTCTTCGAGAAGGATGCTGCTAGGCTCGACGACGAAGCAAAAGTACGCCTACTAATGCGTAAATTGGGCTTAGCGGAGCACGAAAGGTATGTGAGTTACATTTTacctaaatttccgaaggaattcacctTCGAGCAGACGGTGACCAAACTAAAGTGCCTTTTCGGTGCGAAAGAATCGGTAATCAGCCGACGATACCGATGCCTGCAAATTGCGAGAAATCCCTCTGAGGATCACGTAGCTTTCGCATGCAGGGTCAACAAAGCTTGCGTCGAGTTCGAGCTAGGCAAGCTCAGCGAGGAGCAATTCAAGTGCTTGGTCTACGTGTGCGGCCTGAAGTCGGAGAATGACGTCGAGATTCGAACGCGCCTCCTCACCAAGATTGAGGACAACAACGACGTCACACTAGAGCAACTCTCCGAGGAGTGTCAGCGGCTTTTCAACCTGAAGCATGACAGCGCGATGATCGAATCGGCGACTCCTTACGGCCAAGTCCAAGCAGTGCGCAAGTTTGGTGGGAAGCGGTTCAACAAGCGTGACCGAGAAGTGAAGCGTCCTTCCAGCGACACCGGGAAGAAGCCAAATACTCCGTGCTGGCTTTGTGGTGCGCTCCATTACGTCCGGGACTGCAGTTATAGGAATCACAAGTGCTCCGATTGTGGCCAATTCGGACATCGTGAGGGATACTGCGAGAGTGCCAAGCCCCAGAAACCAGGACATAGACGCTTCAGGAAACCCGACGTGTCGAGCAAGGTGGTAGTCGTCGACGTGTGCAGCGTGCAGCAGCGACGCCGTTTCGTCTCCGTTGGCCTTTCAGGAACGAACATTCGGCTGCAACTAGACACCGCCTCCGACATCACCGTCATCAACCGAGAAACATGGCGGAAACTCGGCAGCCCGGCTCTAACGCCGGCCACAGTGAACGCGAGGACAGCCTCCGGCAACATTCTATCGCTCGACGGAGAATTCGAGTGCGACGTCACCATCGGAGAAAGCACGCAGCGCGAAGTGATCCGCGTCACCGAGAAACAAATTCTTCTGCTCGGTTCCGATCTGGTGGACAGCTTCAACCTCTGGTCCGTTCCCATGGACACCTTCTGTTGCCACGTGTCAGGCTCTCCCACGTCTACCGCTGCACTCAAGTCGACCTTTCCCAAGGTTTTCAGCGACCAGCTCGGCTTGTGCAGTAAAACCAAAGTGAAGTTGGAGCTGAAAGAAAGTGTCCGACCTGTCTTCTGCCCGAAGCGTCCGGTGGCGTACGCAATGTACGATGCCGTCGACCAGGAGCTCGACCGACTGGAGAAACTCGACATCATCACTCCGGTCGACTATTCCGAGTGGGCAGCTCCCATCGTCGTAGTCCGCAAAGCCAACGGGTCGATCCGAATTTGCGGAGACTACTCCACGGGTTTGAACGCCGCTCTCCAACCAAACCAATACCCGCTTCCACTTCCGGACGATATCTTCGCCAAGCTTTCCGGCTGCACGGTCTTTAGCCAAATCGATTTGTCCGACGCTTTCTTACAAGTGGAAGTCGACGAACAGCACCGCAAGTTGCTCACTATCAACACGCATCGTGGCCTGTACTCCTACAACCGCCTCCCGCCGGGTGTGAAAGTTGCACCTGGTGCTTTCCAGCAGCTCATCGACACAATGCTAGCCGGCCTGGAGTGTACTTCCGGCTATCTCGATGACGTCATCATCGGCGGTAAGACAGAGGAAGAGCACGATCGCAACCTGCGGGCCGCCTTGAAGCGAATCCAAGAGTTCGGCTTCACCATTCGAGAGGACAAGTGCACGTTTCGGAAACAGCAAGTGCAGTACGTCGGGCATGTCGTGGACAGTCGCGGACTCCGTCCGGATCCAGCTAAAATCGAGGCGATCACCAAGCTTCCGCCTCCCACCGATGTTTCCGGAGTACGGTCCTTCCTGGGGGCCATCAACTATTACGGCAAGTTCGTCCCCAACATGCGCAAGCTACGATACCCGCTCGACAATCTCCTCAAAGCAGACGCGAAGTTCAAGTGGACTCCGGAGTGCCAGCAAGCGTTCGAGCAGTTCAAGCGAATCCTCTCCTCGGATCTTCTCCTCACGCACTACGATCCGAAGCGGGAGATCATCGTTTCCGCCGACGCTTCTTCCGTTGGACTAGGGGCAACGATCAGCCACAAGTTCCCCGACGGCACCGTCAAGGTCGTCCAACACGCATCCCGAGCACTCACGAAAGCAGAACAAGGCTACAGTCAGCCCGACCGTGAAGGTTTGGCCATCGTCTTCGCCGTTACGAAGTTCCATAAGATGCTCTTTGGCCGGCATTTCCGGCTCCAAACCGACCATCAGCCTCTGCTCCGGATCTTCGGGTCCAAGAAAGGTATACCAGTCTACACTGCCAACCGCCTTCAACGCTTCGCCCTACATCTGCTGCTGTACGATTTCGACATCGAATACGTGCCCACCCACAAGTTCGGCAACGCGGACCTGCTTTCCCGGTTGATCGACCAACACGTGAAGCCCGACGAGGACTACGTTATCGCTAGCGTCAACCTAGATGAAGATCTCAGGTCAGTTATTTCTAGTTCCCGTAAAATGTTGCCTCTCCATTTCAGAGCCGTCGCGCAAAGCACCCAAGCAGACCCACTGCTCCGCCAAGTCTACCACTACGTCCAAAACGGTTGGCCCCAGTCAAAACTAGCCGGGCCCGATCTCCAACGGTTCCAATCCAGGCAGGAATCGCTCTCCGTGGTAGATGGGTGTCTCTTGTTTGCGGAACGGCTCGTCATCCCGTCGCTGCATCGTAAGCGCTGCTTGGAACAGTTCCATCGCGGCCATCCCGGAATGCAGCGAATGAAGGCCCTCGCTCGAAGCTACGCCTACTGGCCCAGCATGGACACCGACATCACCGACTTCGTCCGAGCATGCCAGCAGTGTGCGTCCGTAGCAAGATCACCTCCTCACTCTCCGCCGATGCCGTGGCCCAAAGCGACCGCTCCGTGGCAACGcgtccacgtcgactatgccGGTCCGATCGAAGGCGAGTACTACCTCCTCGCAGTCGACTCGTTCTCCAAATGGCCGGAGATCGTCCAGACAAACCGTATCACCTCAGCGGTGACAGTTTCTATTCTCCGTGGGTTGTTCGCTCGGCTGGGTATGCCCGCTACGTTGGTCAGCGACAACGGTACCCAATTCACCAGCGCTGAATTCGCCGAGTTCTGCACCTCCAACGGCATCGAACATCTCACGACGGCCCCGTTCCATCCGCAATCGAACGGTCAAGCGGAACGTTTCGTGGACACCTTCAAGCGGGCCGTGAAGAAAATCCGAGAGGGGAGAGGATCGATGCAAGAGGCACTGGATACCTTCCTCCTGACGTACCGAAGCACGCCCAACCGGGCTCTTCCAGACCAGAAGTCGCCATCCGAGGTCATGTTCGGGCGCAAAATCCGCACGTGCCTCGAGCTTCTGCGTCCTCCGCCGGTACGGACACCGGTGCCCACAACGAACGACTGCAAGCAACCGAGATCCTTCCACCGAGACGACCCCGTTTACGCCAAACTCCACGTTCGTAACGGTTGGAAGTGGGTTCCCGGTAAAATCATCGAGAAGATTGGAGACGTGATGTACAACGTGTGGGTCGAGAACCGCCGAATGTTGCGCTCGCACATCAACCAGCTCCGGAGTCGTATGGCCACTGACGCGACGCCGAAGCAATCCGCTGGTCAGGTCACCTATCGCCAGCATTCGCTACCACTCGACATCCTGTTGGGTGCCTGGAACTTGCCAAGCCATTCGCCAAGCACACCGACGTCAGCCACACCGCCGATCGCGCCAAGATCTGTGTCAGTCTCCAGTCCCGAGCCTACCCTGATAGGTTCCGAGCCGGCTTGTGCCTCGTCTACGCCACGGCACGAGCTCCCGGCAGTCCCGTCAACGTCTTCGTCATCACCAACATCAACATCGACCGATTTCGAGTCCGCTATCGAAGTGGAACCAATGGTAGAGCTACCTAGGCGTTCTTCACGTACCCGAAGGCCGCCAGTCAGGTTCGACCCCTACCAGCTCTATTAAGAGGGGAGATGTTGTGGACAACCCGATTGCGGTGTACCGCAATCGGGTTGTCCACAACactaaggaaattattgaaggaactcctacaagattccctgaaggaactcctgtaggaagacctgaatgagcttctagaaaaatctctgatgtaactcctgaaagcatccgtgagtcttcctgaaaaaatcgcaatctacaatttgaaagaaccccaacaatccctgaaattcctggaggaatctctgatggaactcctagaaagaactgctgtaggaatttctaatggtgcttcagaaggaatccctgcaggaacacctagactaatttctaaagacctcctgcaggaattcctgaagaaacttctcacgggatttatttatttatttatttaatactaATCTTCATCTGACTATGTCTTAATGATGTAAAAAAACACATACATAGATAGATAAAAGCAAATTTCAAAACAAAAGAGGAAAAACAACAATCATCAAAATTAAAATCAAACATGTAACTTAAAGCTGATGGTTCACTTGGGTTCGGTTTCGGAAGTGCATCGTGAAGTGTTGCTGctggattcttgatggatcttcaggtggcatttatgaatcctcctgaaaggatattaaaagggacttctggaaggatacctgaacgaacttagggaacttctgatggaattccttatgaacacatggaggcatccctgaatcctcctggagctattagggagaccCCTGAGCGCACTCCCGGAGAGAtcgccgaaggaacttctggagcaatccttgaagaactcctaaaagaatctttgcatttttttttcttgaggcatcccgaagtaattccaagaggaatccccaaagtaatttcagaagggattcttgaacaaattccaggaatttctgattgaTCTCATGGAACAAatatctgaggaaactcctggactagatcctagagaaactcctgaagcaacttctgaaggaattaatgaaggaactctcaggctaatctctgaaggacctcctatgagcattcctgaaggatcttttggatgaatctctgatgtatctctagtatgcatccctgaattctcctgaaataatttttgaaagtactCCTGTCGAGATCCTCCTGAGAGATCTTGTCACACGGGGGAAACCCCACTGGCATGAGACAAAAATTGTAAATTTACTAATTAGAAGAACACGTGCAGAATTGCTGTTCTACCAGAAAACAGCTTGAACAGGTTCGCGGCTTGGCTCAAAAgtttgcttaaccctctaatacccaaatttttgattttgatctaaatattatttttcgtcatctaaaatcgatttaaacatgttttggaagatgattcttttctattctcgatttcaagaatttcagtttttgatttttctaatttttatttttgaacatccccacacttttatatttttcctggaagcctatttggggtacggattttttttagatgaaaacattttaagattttatgattattgttgaaatatttatatttttttttcatagaacattttattttccgtgtaattttaaggaaaataattttagagtgttttcgattcccttaaactattaaactaggatagaatgatttggaaaaaatttaaaatatgttaattgtagcggttcaatacaaaataaacaatgacttctaaaaggtgaccaaaacatcaatttttcaatgatttttaaaaaatgtaaatacgctataaaatacaccaaaaacaattttgagatatacaaaacagtcctaaatatcagccaaaaatataaaaattttgatttcccacgaaaaaaaaatttactaaaatgctcaaactataccccgtctaaaggcggggttgggtattagagggttaacgatTCTAATCCGCGAAATcaccagataaaaaaaagaatattGAAATTTTACATGCAAAAACCCCTTTATTTCCCCCCTCCACACCACCCCCCCACGAATCAACTTAAATCTAAATGGTTGTACTTATCGGCTAGTGTTGTAAGTATGTAAAAGTATATCTGTGTATCCCAACGGCGAAGTCATCGGGCCCCGGACGGTGTACACCGGAGCCAGCCAGGCGGTTTCACGGCACGACTGCGGACCGCACATGCAGTTTGCCGACCTTGGCCTTCACCGGATCTTCCACGACGACACATTCGGTGGCATTAACAAATAGGCGTAGGGTGGGATCAACGGATATGTAATGGTTCTGGCCACTTCACTTTTATTGGGTTTCTTACCGATCTCATTACACTTTTGATCTACTCCATACTACGCATGCTACGCATGCAAAGTTCCGAAAGAAAGAAACTATCTAATAACCCCACAGGGGACTTAATCTTGTTCACCGcacttgtttgaggtattcttcagCACAATCTTGTGTTCTTTGGTGCAGAACGGGTCAATCGGAACTAATCGTACTACTCGTAGATAGTTTGGTTTAGAGGATTGAACTCAGCTCTCATACAGATCTATATCCACCACTGCACGATAAAAAAGGTTGATCGGCAATTGAGTGGTTTCTTTTAACGATCAGTTTTAGTACAATTAGATCTTAACTGAGTTCTGTGCATCGGGTTTCAGGTAGCCAGATTTGTGAGACCGGCCTAATGGTCTGTTGTCCCACCGCATAGACAGGTAGTTACTCATTTGAGTGTTTTGCCGATCTTCGATCGGCTATCGACGATGGGTTCTGTGGTTCTGATGGTGAGTGTTCTGCGGTACATAATTGGGAACCCCAACATTCCTTTTGATCTGGGATCATCCATTCCACGgcatttatataaaaatctgttgCATGCTATTTTGTAGCAGGTgacaatcttttgaaaaaaaaaatcatcctggagacatccctgaacatttttctggaggaatccgaggtgaatctccaggaggcatcactgaatccttgtTCCGCTGAAGACTTctggaaacttctggagagatgtgaatgtttGTTCTGAGAAATTAATGATTGTGATCAATCTCTTACGATAGTGAtcgcgagattttttttatctcaactttatttaTTATAAACTTAATTTTGATCGTGTACTGAtcatcggcgcgaaaaatgaaaagcggcggcgtgacaaacagcggcgtatggcgcgccgccgatacctcggtcggcgtcggcgtgggacaaaaactgTCGGCGgcagcggcgtggcgcggcggcgcacaggtctatcgCAGAGATGAAATACCATACTCTACCAGCTTGTCCAACCATATAGGACGCCAATGCAAACGTATACCCAACAGATTTAGAAATTGTAAGCGGATTCCCTGTCGCTCATTCAATATCCCGGGACTTCATCATTTCCGGTCAATTTGTTTCGCTGACGACTAAGATATCATCGGCAGCGAGATcggcagaacatttggaacggcgaCAGAGCTATtcacccgcctaaaacgcgaagcagcgaaggtcagactggtggtgaatgcttcaaaaaggTGGAACTAAggtctgaagtacacagggtcaaattggggactacgaaggtgaagTAGGGAAGATTCTTTGCTTTTTTtccactcatactcccataagaaaccccgtaggaagaaagagtgtttcccggctcatcaaccttcgtagtcgcgaatatttgacaaggaaagaaaaactcaagaaacaacatcaatttgatactaatgaaaattcgatcgagtcaaacaagatagaAGTCCTAAAATCTAGTATCATTAAAAGCGGATCGATTGAAATTTTGCCGGTTTTTTCGTTTTCTGTCGAATAAAGAAATAACATTGAAGAATGTTTAATTCACAGGCAAACAAGCGTATCTATTtatttttcggtttctgtaatggTTTTTGAATTTCGGGAACAGTAGGCTAAAAAAATCCACATCTTGTTTCCATGTgcccactagagtgggtcatcgtttatatggaaaaatgaaaaattcaatggtatcctatCAGAtcgaagcttttttgattccaaataagtgtgcaaaatttgaacacgatcggttatgtctacgttttgcgcaacgcgtttgaagtttgtatggggtttttacatgggaaaacacacttttttgcatttatctcataacaagctcgaatttgtctaaaaccgtgtaaccgttaaagtgaaaacatagcctagggtgtcctgaaaaactttatcgaagaccgcgaagtgatctgacgcttatgaaaaaagttatagcgttggcattgcttggcgaaacatcatgattttgttgctattgttattcctttacatgttaaaacataaacacatgcatgcgcttcgttggttataacaattttcacaagcatcggatcgctttgcggtctttaacgaagttcttcagaaaatcctaggctatcatttaacAGTATCGGGTAAAAGGTTTCAGACaaaatttttcaacttatggctaaaacgcaaaaaagtatgttttcccatacaaaaccccatacaaatttcaattgcaatgcgcaaagtgtagacgcaaccgatcgtgctcaaattttgcacagatactcaggacctgaAACGGAACcagaaaagctttgatctgagaaaacgcttccgatgacccacactagtgccCACACGTAGAATTTTGCAATCAAGTTTTGCActcgaaaaatatttgaatgcATCGAACATAGATGGAAATGACGCATTTTTAGAATATAAATGCCGCTGCACCTTGCtatacatcaaaccgtttttaattagattttgttttatattttacagaggcattttaaaatgttcccctgtgttatagggataggggtttttcaaaacatcatcgcttTTGATCTTCTTCTTGATGCAACATAAAATCAccaatattgctgactgcaccccaaattggactgacacaataatgtgcacacaccttcaaagtgtgattacagcgcagggatacctcggatcgaattgaggtcttcggtgcacttattccttgtaaatggaggaataagtgcaccgaagacgtcgagacgatccgaggcaaatgtgcacttttatcacactttttaggcgtaccaaaaaaagtgtgatagtccaatttgaggtGTAGTCTGCAATAATTGGACGCTCacctttatcgactcaccgttttgcagcatttaacagacgtatcacttgaaacAAATCGCGATTGAAATCACCGTCACCAAAACATGATTGCTCAATGCAGATCACATCGTATCACAAACCGCTTAGGTAGTAGGAGGCGCTAGTCAGCAAACCTCAAACAGGAGCCAAAACGCCGTGAACGAAcggtttgcgaactacagaatgtTTGAACTTATCATTAAAAAGTGAATTATGTAATTGGAAGCGagtagacgtctgtttgtctgtgcttaactCTTATTTTTCGTTTAAAACTTACCCAAATCTGAATAAATTAAACCGAATGTGTTATTAAAGGGAAACGATGAAATATTTCAAGCAAGCGTCGCGACGCCCGCCGAAATTGCAAACggcagcaaaacaaaaacaaacgcaAATGGACACGCGCCGCGCGCCATCAGCGCTAAATCCGCCGGCGATTTTGCAACCAGAAAAGATGTTGAAACCGGAAGTGTTCAGTGAATTTCGATCGAACAGTGCCATCAAACATTTTCGGGATGAAAACCAAGTGCTGACTATCTCATACGGTCAGCTTCGGGAGGCCGTCGGTGAGGtacaaaaagttattgcgaaaaaccgACTTGAAGAACACTACCTTGGGGTTACTTTGGCCCACTCGCCAGCACTGATCGCCATCATTTCTGGGTAAGTTCCAGTCTTTACCTAATTGACTACTTCATGTGAGTGTTACAGTTTGATTTGAATATGTATTTCAGCATCCACCTGAGCAAAGCAGCGTTCTGTAGCGTGAAGTTTCAGTGGTGGAAAACTGATGCGCTCCTCACAGTGTTGGAAAGTATACCAGCAAATCACTGCTTTTTCCGCAAGTCTGATGCCCAGTATATCATAAGCTGTCCAGAATACCAGAACTTCAAAATTATAAGCGAGCTTAGTCTGCTCGGAGAGCAGATAGTGCTCCTACAGTTCAACTTCGAATCAAAAAGTTCGAAAACGTTCGGACCGGAAGCTGCCTATTGTATTGCTACTTCCGGCAGCACCGGTCCGCCCAAACTGGTACGCGTTCCAACTCAGTGCATTCTGCCGAACCTACTTGCACTGGAAAAGTTACTGAACGTCCACGAAACGGACCGCATTCTGATGTCCTGTCCGCCGACTTTCGATCCGTTTGTGGTAGATGTGTTTCTGGCACTGCGAAACGGGGCTTGCCTGGTTCTGGTGGAAAACGAGCTCCGATTGGATGCTGGTCGGTTGCGAAGGGTGGTGTTCGAGCGGAGCGAGGTGACTGTTATGCAGATTACGCCTTCGTTGTTGCGACAATGGAGCGATGAGGCTATCCGAGATGTGCTGCTGGGACGCGGCAGCTCCTTGAGGTAAGATTTAGTGCACTGTTTCTGCAAGTTTGGTGCAAATGCGCCGTTTGCATCAGGATAAGTTGAAGATTCCTAATCATGTGCCTTTTTCCACACAACTTCAGGCACCTGATTCTGGGCGGTGAGCCATTCCCCAGTTGGCTGTCGATTCCATCCGAGTCTGTCGTCAAGGTTTACAACATTTACGGCATCACTGAAGTGTCCTGTTGGGCATCCATCGAGCTTGTTGGAGCAGAAACTGGCGGTTCAAATGTCGGCACGTCCCTTGGCAGTCCTCTGGATGACTTGACCGTGTTCCAGCTCCGAGACGTCGACACCGGTGAAGTGTTAGATCTGGAGAGCACTGCCAAGCCTGTACGAGGGAACTTGCACATTGGAAGTTCCGTTCGGAAATGTGTCATAGGCGACGAACCTCCGGGCGATGTTCTAAGGAGTGAGGCGATCTGCTATAGATCTACGGGAGATTTAGTGGAACTGCAATCGGATGGGAAGTTCTACTATTTGGGGCGTGGTGACGAAACGGTGAAGCGATTGGGCATCCGGGTTAATTTGGGATGGCTGGAACGATGTGCAGATCAATGCGCGGCAGTCTCAAAGAGCTGTGCCATTTTTGATCCAGTTGGGCATAGGATTGCACTCTTCTACATTTCCGGTGGCAATGTTCAGGAGAACGACATCAGAATGTTTCTGGAGGATAAACTGATGGCAGAAGAAATGCCTGACGACCTTATAGAGGTAAAGGAGTTACTTCTTTCTGACCATGGTAAAGTCAACCGTAAAAAGTGTCTTGAGCAGTTACA contains the following coding sequences:
- the LOC134287985 gene encoding uncharacterized protein K02A2.6-like, translated to MADEDRESARNGVDPPGVSNHRQAINQPIIPAAAAVVHQQQQQQHPIYVPVVSTHQHQPFIPVSTAQQHQQYVPFPPHQPQPQAPHTGNEALLIQIVQMMQQQLSQHNELMAQLVQRQNHTDDQQQQLLRGMTSPINVQVPPNPEQILDSLASNIKEFRYEAESNVTFAAWYSRYDDLFEKDAARLDDEAKVRLLMRKLGLAEHERYVSYILPKFPKEFTFEQTVTKLKCLFGAKESVISRRYRCLQIARNPSEDHVAFACRVNKACVEFELGKLSEEQFKCLVYVCGLKSENDVEIRTRLLTKIEDNNDVTLEQLSEECQRLFNLKHDSAMIESATPYGQVQAVRKFGGKRFNKRDREVKRPSSDTGKKPNTPCWLCGALHYVRDCSYRNHKCSDCGQFGHREGYCESAKPQKPGHRRFRKPDVSSKVVVVDVCSVQQRRRFVSVGLSGTNIRLQLDTASDITVINRETWRKLGSPALTPATVNARTASGNILSLDGEFECDVTIGESTQREVIRVTEKQILLLGSDLVDSFNLWSVPMDTFCCHVSGSPTSTAALKSTFPKVFSDQLGLCSKTKVKLELKESVRPVFCPKRPVAYAMYDAVDQELDRLEKLDIITPVDYSEWAAPIVVVRKANGSIRICGDYSTGLNAALQPNQYPLPLPDDIFAKLSGCTVFSQIDLSDAFLQVEVDEQHRKLLTINTHRGLYSYNRLPPGVKVAPGAFQQLIDTMLAGLECTSGYLDDVIIGGKTEEEHDRNLRAALKRIQEFGFTIREDKCTFRKQQVQYVGHVVDSRGLRPDPAKIEAITKLPPPTDVSGVRSFLGAINYYGKFVPNMRKLRYPLDNLLKADAKFKWTPECQQAFEQFKRILSSDLLLTHYDPKREIIVSADASSVGLGATISHKFPDGTVKVVQHASRALTKAEQGYSQPDREGLAIVFAVTKFHKMLFGRHFRLQTDHQPLLRIFGSKKGIPVYTANRLQRFALHLLLYDFDIEYVPTHKFGNADLLSRLIDQHVKPDEDYVIASVNLDEDLRSVISSSRKMLPLHFRAVAQSTQADPLLRQVYHYVQNGWPQSKLAGPDLQRFQSRQESLSVVDGCLLFAERLVIPSLHRKRCLEQFHRGHPGMQRMKALARSYAYWPSMDTDITDFVRACQQCASVARSPPHSPPMPWPKATAPWQRVHVDYAGPIEGEYYLLAVDSFSKWPEIVQTNRITSAVTVSILRGLFARLGMPATLVSDNGTQFTSAEFAEFCTSNGIEHLTTAPFHPQSNGQAERFVDTFKRAVKKIREGRGSMQEALDTFLLTYRSTPNRALPDQKSPSEVMFGRKIRTCLELLRPPPVRTPVPTTNDCKQPRSFHRDDPVYAKLHVRNGWKWVPGKIIEKIGDVMYNVWVENRRMLRSHINQLRSRMATDATPKQSAGQVTYRQHSLPLDILLGAWNLPSHSPSTPTSATPPIAPRSVSVSSPEPTLIGSEPACASSTPRHELPAVPSTSSSSPTSTSTDFESAIEVEPMVELPRRSSRTRRPPVRFDPYQLY
- the LOC115258034 gene encoding beta-alanine-activating enzyme isoform X1, with translation MKYFKQASRRPPKLQTAAKQKQTQMDTRRAPSALNPPAILQPEKMLKPEVFSEFRSNSAIKHFRDENQVLTISYGQLREAVGEVQKVIAKNRLEEHYLGVTLAHSPALIAIISGIHLSKAAFCSVKFQWWKTDALLTVLESIPANHCFFRKSDAQYIISCPEYQNFKIISELSLLGEQIVLLQFNFESKSSKTFGPEAAYCIATSGSTGPPKLVRVPTQCILPNLLALEKLLNVHETDRILMSCPPTFDPFVVDVFLALRNGACLVLVENELRLDAGRLRRVVFERSEVTVMQITPSLLRQWSDEAIRDVLLGRGSSLRHLILGGEPFPSWLSIPSESVVKVYNIYGITEVSCWASIELVGAETGGSNVGTSLGSPLDDLTVFQLRDVDTGEVLDLESTAKPVRGNLHIGSSVRKCVIGDEPPGDVLRSEAICYRSTGDLVELQSDGKFYYLGRGDETVKRLGIRVNLGWLERCADQCAAVSKSCAIFDPVGHRIALFYISGGNVQENDIRMFLEDKLMAEEMPDDLIEVKELLLSDHGKVNRKKCLEQLQIKVITPRINLKDLFSREISKLLGVHVQSSETLNSKRAKFDIEGSFIDAGGTSIQALQISTSLQDCSKTCIPNLIGMLLDKSIPLKDVLKYLEGLPHEAPPSSPQPTTSEQTQPLSTKIVVQSRFNMDKCIDASPTEFHSVKHNLRIVAVGSHSHKLLVVDIDTNQIVTQLILPDRIESAVSYRGDEGLVGCYDGLLYCFDLWTGTIRWSFDSGGMIKCRALVEESVIIFGSYATEHNLFALDMNGALMWKSRLGSKGILSSPISVGPGRAFVATLDGSYCCFNTASGSAVEWEGKLPTPVFANATFLQQFDAVLVAEVQGTLHCLSGECGSKLWQISSEGNVFSSPQVLYPDNGRTAEILFGCHDKHLYCYSWTGKCSESPVQKWKLPLQSPIYATPCIANGLAVVCSTSGWVNLVCLLSGEIIGLLKLGGEVFSSPLVVGQNVIYVGCRDNNLYKLAFTR